In a genomic window of Salminus brasiliensis chromosome 12, fSalBra1.hap2, whole genome shotgun sequence:
- the LOC140573852 gene encoding ferritin, middle subunit-like, with the protein METSQIRQNYHRDCEAAINRMVNMEFYASYTYTSMAFFFSRDDVALKGFAHFFKENSHEEREHGEKLLSFQNKRGGRVFLQDVKKPERDEWGTGLEAMQCALQLEKKVNQALLDLHNLATEKGDPHLCDFLETHYLNEQVEMIKKLGDHITNLTKMDASNNKMAEYLFDKHTLGGQS; encoded by the exons ATGGAGACTTCTCAGATCCGTCAGAACTACCACCGCGACTGCGAGGCCGCCATCAACAGGATGGTGAACATGGAGTTCTACGCATCCTACACCTACACCTCCATG gccttcttcttctcccggGATGACGTGGCCCTCAAAGGTTTCGCCCATTTCTTCAAGGAGAACAGCCATGAGGAGCGTGAGCACGGAGAGAAGCTCCTCTCCTTCCAGAACAAGAGAGGTGGACGTGTTTTCCTCCAGGATGTCAAG AAACCTGAGCGTGATGAGTGGGGAACTGGACTGGAGGCCATGCAGTGTGCTCTGCAGCTGGAGAAGAAGGTCAACCAGGCTCTGCTGGACCTGCACAACCTTGCCACGGAGAAGGGGGACCCTCAT CTGTGCGACTTCCTGGAGACCCACTACCTGAACGAGCAGGTGGAGATGATCAAGAAGCTGGGTGACCACATCACCAACCTCACCAAGATGGACGCCAGCAACAACAAGATGGCCGAGTACCTGTTCGACAAGCACACCCTGGGAGGCCAGAGCTAA